In Methanobacterium spitsbergense, a single genomic region encodes these proteins:
- a CDS encoding EVE domain-containing protein: MNFWLWVAKKEAIIGQEGCWGDCGPDVQVGDICFIYHKNPKSYIEEMALVKSESVQDCHIETQKGVIINGHCCKYEIIHEFVYPLQYRDMKVNPLLDDWISTNKNLQGMFFEVDDVICNLIDGKLKEINENYCGYNSLI, encoded by the coding sequence ATGAATTTTTGGTTATGGGTGGCTAAGAAAGAAGCAATTATAGGACAAGAAGGTTGTTGGGGTGATTGTGGCCCGGATGTCCAAGTTGGAGATATATGTTTTATTTACCATAAGAATCCCAAGAGTTATATTGAAGAAATGGCCTTAGTAAAGAGTGAATCAGTGCAGGATTGTCATATAGAAACTCAAAAAGGTGTTATAATAAATGGCCATTGTTGTAAGTATGAAATTATTCATGAATTTGTCTATCCTCTTCAATACAGGGACATGAAAGTAAATCCTCTCCTAGACGATTGGATTTCTACAAATAAAAATTTACAAGGTATGTTCTTTGAAGTTGATGATGTAATCTGCAATTTGATTGATGGTAAATTGAAAGAGATTAATGAAAATTATTGCGGATACAACTCTCTAATCTAA
- a CDS encoding GTP pyrophosphokinase, with amino-acid sequence MSGKTFIKEEVLAKYEEVRDKYDRLGILLNHELKTLFEDNEIPVMDIYYRTKDFDSFWKKIERKPYADPFEDIEDLCGIRIICTHKANLDKISKVIRREFDILKYENKLDSLEHDKFDYLSLHFVVSLEDDWLYTPSTRDLRGLKAEIQIRTILMHAWADVSHKISYKREEDVPTHLRRKLNRLIALFEIADDQFDLIVKEIEEYRISLIAEAEKCGRFDVNQELNLDSLQAFMDVYFEGKEESIDRTSKLLEAILEFNKKIGKKIGDEISLKSLVEYYEIDKNYLTPENYDRDDMNEKDKLHNRTQNELTLTILANHKKWMDFRIDNF; translated from the coding sequence ATGTCTGGAAAAACTTTTATTAAAGAAGAAGTATTGGCAAAATACGAAGAAGTTCGTGATAAATATGATAGATTGGGGATTTTGTTAAATCACGAATTAAAAACTCTTTTTGAAGATAATGAAATTCCTGTAATGGATATATATTATCGAACAAAAGATTTTGACTCTTTCTGGAAGAAAATTGAAAGAAAACCATATGCCGATCCATTCGAGGATATTGAAGATCTATGTGGAATCAGAATAATCTGTACTCATAAAGCCAATTTAGATAAAATATCTAAAGTAATTAGAAGGGAGTTTGATATTTTAAAATATGAAAACAAACTTGATTCATTAGAACACGACAAGTTTGATTATTTATCTTTACATTTTGTGGTGTCATTAGAAGATGATTGGCTATATACTCCTAGTACTCGTGATTTAAGAGGACTAAAAGCGGAAATACAAATTAGAACTATATTAATGCATGCTTGGGCAGATGTATCTCATAAAATTTCCTATAAACGTGAAGAAGATGTTCCAACGCACTTAAGGAGAAAATTAAATCGATTAATCGCATTATTTGAGATAGCTGACGATCAATTTGATTTAATTGTAAAAGAAATAGAAGAATATAGAATTTCATTGATAGCAGAAGCGGAGAAATGTGGTCGTTTTGATGTTAATCAGGAATTGAATCTTGATAGCCTTCAGGCGTTTATGGATGTTTATTTTGAAGGAAAAGAAGAATCAATTGATAGAACAAGTAAACTTTTAGAAGCCATATTAGAATTTAATAAAAAAATTGGTAAAAAAATCGGGGATGAAATATCACTAAAATCCCTTGTGGAATATTATGAGATAGATAAGAATTATTTAACACCAGAAAATTATGATAGGGATGATATGAATGAAAAAGATAAACTTCATAACCGTACCCAAAACGAACTTACTCTAACGATCCTAGCAAATCATAAAAAATGGATGGACTTTAGAATAGATAACTTTTAG